Proteins from a single region of Candidatus Kaelpia aquatica:
- a CDS encoding helix-turn-helix domain-containing protein, whose product MAKYQRLKCFEREEISRQVASGKSLREVAKNLHRSPSTITREINKSVVNRKFYRAFFAQGRSNKILHQRHKNRKLDNNRALRKIVLFYLSKKWSPEQIAKRIVLLYPNGMNMRISHETIYSYVYILPRGELKRE is encoded by the coding sequence ATGGCAAAATATCAAAGACTTAAATGTTTTGAACGAGAAGAAATTTCTCGACAAGTTGCATCAGGAAAGAGCCTCAGGGAAGTAGCTAAAAATCTCCATAGATCTCCAAGCACCATAACCCGAGAGATAAATAAAAGCGTTGTTAATCGTAAATTTTATCGGGCATTTTTCGCACAAGGCCGCAGTAACAAAATTCTTCATCAACGACATAAGAATCGTAAGTTGGATAACAATCGTGCATTGCGCAAAATTGTACTGTTTTATTTATCCAAGAAATGGTCCCCAGAACAGATTGCTAAAAGAATAGTTCTCTTGTATCCTAATGGTATGAATATGCGTATTTCACACGAAACAATTTATTCTTACGTGTATATATTGCCGCGAGGGGAATTAAAGCGCGAGTT